Proteins from a single region of Thermococcus sp.:
- a CDS encoding DMT family transporter, whose protein sequence is MGELAMKPRGKVKIAVAMLIWGSVGIFGRFSGLSGLGVAFFRVSLGALAMLLILAVRRKLGKTLRAFRPNVLPLVALGTALALNWVFLFTAFNYTTIANAVLVYYTAPVLATLISWRFLGERLNKRNVISLGTAFLGLLLIASSQRVSLSDRDFIGVVFAFLGAIFYALIPNIGRFLREVNGESLTFLQLAIATLVLSPFMAVEKAGNPVWWAIGVLVLVHTVLALYLYMDGLKVVEVKDASLLSYLDPLSAILYAFLVFGEVPGLRTVVGGALILLASALDVLRR, encoded by the coding sequence GTGGGAGAGCTCGCAATGAAACCGAGGGGAAAAGTTAAGATAGCGGTTGCAATGCTAATATGGGGAAGCGTTGGCATATTCGGCAGGTTCTCCGGACTTTCCGGGTTAGGAGTCGCTTTCTTCAGGGTCTCTCTCGGGGCACTCGCAATGCTTCTTATATTAGCAGTCAGGAGAAAGCTTGGAAAAACCCTCAGAGCCTTTAGGCCAAACGTTCTGCCTTTAGTGGCGCTCGGGACGGCTTTGGCCTTGAACTGGGTTTTCCTCTTTACGGCCTTCAACTACACGACGATAGCGAACGCGGTTTTGGTTTACTACACCGCTCCTGTTTTAGCGACGCTCATTTCGTGGCGCTTTCTCGGGGAGAGGCTCAACAAGAGAAACGTGATAAGCCTGGGAACTGCCTTCTTGGGCCTCCTCCTCATAGCGTCTTCCCAGAGGGTTAGCCTCTCAGATAGGGACTTCATCGGGGTGGTGTTTGCTTTTCTGGGGGCAATATTCTACGCCCTGATTCCGAACATTGGAAGGTTCCTTCGCGAGGTTAATGGTGAAAGCCTGACATTCCTCCAGCTCGCGATAGCCACCCTAGTCTTATCGCCTTTCATGGCTGTGGAAAAAGCCGGAAATCCAGTATGGTGGGCAATTGGGGTTCTCGTATTAGTCCACACAGTTCTTGCCCTCTACCTCTACATGGACGGGCTCAAAGTGGTAGAAGTGAAAGATGCATCCCTGCTGAGTTATCTGGACCCTCTGAGCGCTATTTTATACGCGTTTCTGGTCTTTGGAGAGGTGCCCGGGTTGAGAACTGTAGTGGGAGGCGCGCTAATACTTCTAGCTTCCGCTTTGGACGTTTTGAGAAGGTGA